One Capsicum annuum cultivar UCD-10X-F1 chromosome 2, UCD10Xv1.1, whole genome shotgun sequence genomic window carries:
- the LOC107858116 gene encoding protein DOG1-like 4 codes for MATQVGKNFSKYFENWISQLEELLKLLLIVPRESLYVKDQESLVNKMTAHHKDYYTAKWAAAHEDVLAFFSPMWLSSLENANLWVTGWKPSIAFRLVGVALSQLSDEQLKNVDAMRVKIKGEEDKVEREMERKQVALGDRKMVELSRMRRVDDNNELDRLVELALKGLMMSLERVMKMADCVRLKTLKGLLEILSPIQSVDLLAAIATLQIQMRKRGRKKKDSNVVN; via the coding sequence ATGGCGACCCAAGTTggaaaaaacttttcaaaatactTTGAGAATTGGATCAGTCAACTTGAAGAGTTGCTCAAGTTACTCCTCATAGTCCCGAGAGAAAGCTTATACGTCAAAGATCAGGAATCGTTGGTGAACAAAATGACAGCACATCACAAAGATTACTACACAGCCAAATGGGCGGCGGCTCATGAAGATGTATTAGCATTTTTCTCACCAATGTGGCTCAGCTCGTTGGAAAATGCTAACTTATGGGTCACGGGGTGGAAGCCGTCTATAGCCTTTCGGCTAGTCGGTGTGGCCCTTTCTCAACTGAGCGATGAGCAGTTGAAAAATGTTGATGCAATGAGGGTGAAGATTAAGGGAGAGGAAGACAAAGTGGAGAGGGAAATGGAGAGGAAACAAGTGGCACTAGGGGATAGAAAGATGGTGGAGTTGTCAAGGATGAGAAGGGTTGATGATAACAATGAGTTGGATAGGCTAGTTGAGTTGGCGTTGAAAGGGTTAATGATGAGTTTGGAGAGGGTTATGAAAATGGCTGATTGTGTTAGGCTTAAGACGTTGAAGGGTTTGTTGGAGATATTGAGTCCTATACAGTCTGTGGATTTGTTGGCTGCTATTGCTACGCTTCAAATTCAGATGAGGAAAAGGGGCAGAAAGAAAAAAGACTCGAATGTAGTCAATTAA